A window of Bacteroidota bacterium contains these coding sequences:
- a CDS encoding sigma-54-dependent Fis family transcriptional regulator → MKNARQIRIFIVEDNDFYRELLKYNISLNPDYEVTTFSSGKELLDNLYKQPHIITLDFSLPDFNGDELLKRIKSQYPDLPVIVISNQEDVRTAVELLRAGAYDYITKDEDTRDHLLHRIQNICKQIELSNEVDHLKEELGRKYEFGNVIQGNSPAIRQVFGMMEKAAKTNITVSISGETGTGKELVAKAIHYHSDRKSKPFVAVNVAAIPSELLESELFGHEKGSFTGAMASRAGKFEEADGGTLFLDEIGEMDFSLQAKLLRILQEREVSRVGSNKVIKIDVRVIIATHKNLQEEVRKGTFREDLYYRLLGLPIFLPPLRERGHDVLIIAKHLLDTFCRENKMGKIGFTPEAQDKLIHYYYPGNVRELKAIVELSAVMSSGNSIEASDIRIENTGSMQSLAFEETSLEEYTMRIIRHFLEKYDNNVVLVAKKLGVGKSTIYRYLKENKLQLTA, encoded by the coding sequence ATGAAAAACGCTCGGCAAATCAGGATTTTTATTGTGGAGGATAATGACTTTTACCGGGAATTATTGAAATACAATATTTCATTGAACCCGGATTATGAAGTGACCACATTTTCATCCGGAAAAGAATTGCTGGATAATTTATACAAGCAACCGCATATCATCACGCTTGATTTTTCTTTACCGGATTTTAATGGGGATGAATTGTTGAAGCGGATAAAATCACAATACCCGGATCTCCCGGTGATCGTGATTTCAAATCAGGAAGATGTGCGTACGGCAGTTGAACTTCTGCGTGCAGGTGCTTATGATTATATCACCAAGGATGAAGATACTCGTGATCATTTGCTCCACAGGATTCAAAATATCTGCAAGCAAATTGAACTGAGCAATGAAGTGGATCATCTGAAAGAAGAACTCGGACGTAAATACGAATTCGGAAATGTAATTCAGGGGAACAGTCCTGCCATTCGTCAGGTGTTTGGAATGATGGAGAAGGCGGCGAAAACTAATATTACCGTTTCCATCAGCGGAGAAACCGGAACCGGAAAAGAACTTGTCGCTAAAGCCATACACTACCACTCCGATCGTAAATCCAAACCATTTGTTGCAGTGAATGTCGCCGCGATTCCAAGCGAGTTGCTCGAAAGTGAATTGTTTGGTCATGAGAAAGGTTCGTTTACCGGTGCCATGGCATCACGCGCGGGAAAATTTGAAGAAGCGGACGGAGGAACTTTGTTTCTGGATGAAATCGGAGAAATGGATTTTTCTCTTCAGGCGAAATTGCTTCGCATTTTACAAGAGCGTGAAGTTTCGAGAGTAGGCTCCAATAAAGTAATTAAAATAGATGTACGCGTAATCATCGCTACACACAAAAATTTGCAGGAAGAAGTTCGCAAGGGAACATTCCGTGAGGACTTGTACTATCGTCTGCTTGGTCTTCCGATTTTCCTGCCGCCACTTCGTGAACGTGGTCACGATGTCCTGATCATCGCGAAACACCTGCTCGATACTTTTTGCAGAGAAAACAAAATGGGAAAAATTGGTTTTACACCGGAAGCCCAGGACAAGCTGATCCATTATTATTATCCCGGTAATGTGAGGGAATTGAAAGCGATTGTGGAACTCAGCGCGGTCATGTCGTCCGGTAATTCAATCGAAGCAAGTGATATTCGGATTGAGAATACGGGTTCTATGCAATCTCTTGCTTTCGAAGAAACTTCGCTCGAAGAATACACGATGAGGATTATCCGGCATTTTCTGGAGAAGTACGACAACAATGTTGTGCTTGTCGCGAAGAAACTTGGTGTCGGTAAATCCACCATTTACCGTTATCTGAAAGAAAATAAATTACAACTGACAGCTTGA
- a CDS encoding acyl-CoA carboxylase subunit beta: protein MSSKLKTLEGKIEEAKLGGGKKRIEAQHKKGKLTARERLHFLLDEGSFEEIGMLVTHRATDFGMENEKYLGDGVVTGYGTINGRIVYVFAQDFTVFGGSLSETHAKKICRIMDLAMQNGAPVIGLNDSGGARIQEGVVSLGGYADIFYRNTLASGVIPQISAIMGPCAGGAVYSPAITDFIMMVENNSYMFVTGPNVVKTVTHEDVTSEELGGAVTHATKSGVTHFTCVNGLECINLLRNLMSYIPQNCEEQPPSVPYEAGDESRPELDNLIPDTPNQPYDMHEVIRSVADAGSFLEVHKDFAENIIVGFARLAGKSIGIVANQPAHLAGVLDIHASTKAGRFVRFCDCFNIPLLVFEDVPGFLPGTDQEWNGIIANGAKLLYAFCEATVPRITVITRKAYGGAYDVMNSKHIGADMNYAWPTAEIAVMGAKGAAEIIFKKEISEAKDPEAKLKEKELEYNELFANPYKAAEHGYVDEVIRPADTRKKLITAFKMLENKVAKLPRKKHGNIPL, encoded by the coding sequence ATGAGTTCAAAGTTGAAGACCCTTGAAGGGAAAATTGAAGAAGCCAAATTAGGTGGTGGAAAAAAGCGTATCGAAGCCCAGCATAAGAAAGGAAAACTTACTGCCCGTGAGCGCTTGCATTTTCTCCTTGACGAGGGCAGCTTTGAAGAAATTGGAATGCTGGTTACCCACCGGGCCACGGATTTCGGAATGGAGAATGAGAAATACCTTGGCGATGGTGTAGTTACCGGATATGGTACTATCAATGGTAGAATTGTGTATGTCTTTGCACAGGACTTTACAGTTTTCGGAGGATCCTTGTCTGAAACACATGCGAAAAAAATCTGCCGCATCATGGATCTCGCCATGCAAAACGGTGCTCCGGTTATCGGTCTGAACGATTCCGGTGGCGCACGGATCCAGGAAGGTGTGGTTTCACTCGGCGGTTATGCTGACATTTTTTACAGGAACACGCTTGCTTCAGGTGTTATACCGCAGATCTCAGCCATCATGGGACCTTGTGCCGGTGGCGCGGTGTATTCTCCGGCCATCACTGATTTTATCATGATGGTGGAAAATAATTCATACATGTTTGTTACCGGTCCGAACGTGGTAAAGACAGTTACTCATGAAGACGTGACCTCAGAAGAATTGGGCGGAGCGGTAACGCACGCGACCAAATCGGGCGTGACGCATTTCACCTGTGTGAACGGACTCGAATGCATCAATCTGCTCAGAAATCTGATGAGTTACATTCCTCAGAATTGTGAAGAGCAACCGCCATCTGTTCCCTATGAAGCCGGGGATGAATCACGACCTGAACTCGACAACCTGATTCCTGATACACCGAATCAGCCTTACGATATGCATGAAGTCATTCGTTCGGTCGCGGATGCAGGATCATTTCTGGAAGTGCACAAAGATTTTGCTGAAAATATCATCGTAGGTTTTGCGCGACTTGCCGGTAAGAGTATTGGCATTGTTGCCAATCAACCTGCGCATCTTGCGGGCGTGCTTGACATTCACGCTTCGACGAAGGCCGGACGTTTTGTACGTTTTTGTGATTGCTTTAATATTCCCTTGCTGGTGTTTGAAGATGTTCCGGGATTTCTTCCGGGCACCGATCAGGAATGGAACGGTATTATTGCAAACGGAGCAAAGCTGCTGTATGCCTTTTGTGAAGCGACAGTACCAAGAATTACCGTGATTACACGTAAAGCCTATGGCGGAGCTTATGATGTGATGAATTCAAAACACATCGGCGCGGATATGAATTATGCCTGGCCTACTGCTGAGATCGCCGTGATGGGAGCAAAAGGTGCCGCGGAAATTATTTTCAAAAAAGAAATTTCCGAAGCAAAAGATCCGGAAGCAAAACTCAAGGAGAAAGAACTGGAGTACAATGAACTTTTCGCGAATCCCTACAAAGCAGCTGAACACGGTTACGTGGATGAAGTTATTCGTCCGGCAGATACACGGAAAAAACTGATCACAGCATTTAAAATGCTCGAAAATAAAGTCGCAAAATTACCAAGAAAAAAACACGGCAATATTCCATTGTAA
- the trpS gene encoding tryptophan--tRNA ligase produces MKEIVVSGIRSTGNLHLGNYFGAMQNFIKMQHEYTCFFFIADYHSLTTHPTPADLHTNVKQVLVEYLACGLDPEISTLYIQSDLPEVAELYLLLNMNSYVGELERCTSFKEKIRKQPDNINSGLLTYPVLMAADILIHRALKVPVGKDQEQHLEMARTFGNRFNRMYKCELFPEPYAFNFGTQLVKIPGLDGSGKMGKSEGEGNAIFLADSPEVIRKKVMRAVTDSGPTTENQEKPEVIKNIFQLMQAVSSPDTLAFFEEKYNTMQIRYGDMKKQLAEDMIKFTEPFRLKINELSGDDAFLHKIANRGAEKARESAAATLRAARHAIGIRHF; encoded by the coding sequence ATGAAAGAAATTGTAGTCAGCGGCATTCGAAGCACAGGCAACCTGCATCTGGGAAATTATTTTGGAGCAATGCAAAATTTTATCAAGATGCAGCATGAATACACCTGTTTCTTTTTCATCGCGGATTACCATTCGCTGACCACACATCCTACGCCTGCGGATTTACATACCAATGTAAAGCAGGTTTTGGTTGAATACCTTGCCTGCGGACTGGATCCGGAAATTTCCACACTCTATATACAAAGTGATCTTCCTGAAGTCGCTGAGTTATACCTGCTACTCAACATGAATTCGTATGTGGGCGAGCTCGAACGTTGTACTTCGTTCAAGGAAAAAATCCGTAAACAGCCGGATAATATCAACTCCGGTTTGCTTACGTATCCGGTGCTGATGGCCGCGGACATATTAATTCACCGTGCGCTGAAAGTACCCGTGGGAAAAGACCAGGAACAACACCTGGAGATGGCCAGAACTTTTGGAAATCGTTTCAACCGTATGTACAAATGCGAATTGTTTCCGGAACCCTATGCTTTCAATTTCGGAACTCAGCTGGTGAAAATTCCCGGTCTCGACGGTTCAGGAAAAATGGGTAAAAGTGAAGGTGAAGGAAATGCGATTTTCCTGGCCGACTCGCCTGAAGTGATTCGCAAAAAAGTGATGCGTGCCGTGACCGACAGCGGTCCAACAACAGAAAATCAGGAAAAACCTGAAGTGATAAAAAATATTTTTCAGCTCATGCAGGCTGTTTCTTCTCCTGACACACTCGCCTTTTTCGAGGAGAAATACAATACCATGCAGATTCGCTATGGTGATATGAAAAAACAGCTCGCGGAAGACATGATCAAATTTACCGAACCTTTTCGCCTAAAAATCAATGAATTGAGCGGGGACGATGCATTCCTTCACAAAATTGCCAACCGCGGAGCCGAAAAAGCCCGGGAAAGCGCTGCTGCAACCCTCCGTGCAGCAAGGCATGCCATCGGTATCCGACATTTTTAA